One window of Aspergillus oryzae RIB40 DNA, chromosome 3 genomic DNA carries:
- a CDS encoding uncharacterized protein (predicted protein), whose translation MQQQPPQRLLLDISKIPKLDIKQAGHLRHFHNLAWQIDGEWRHMGTQEPAQEFLDAYRYQISSMAYGAGVAHFHRLPALRSVFKPLLRRLIHKMLRREVWGYWFNTSLSGNRTDPGRKELRKPWADPVVRENIMYSGHVLLMTSLYAMLFDDDEFEKAQSLMFRWDPLFFGLGPEVFSYDNRSLQAAILAEMEKNHWIGVCCEPNLVFVVCNQFPRRHECG comes from the exons ATGCAGCAACAGCCCCCGCAGCGtctccttctggatatctcAAAAATTCCGAAGCTTGACATCAAGCAAGCGGGCCATTTGCGCCACTTCCATAATCTTGCCTGGCAGATAGACGGTGAATGGCGTCATATGGGGACGCAGGAGCCAGCCCAGGAGTTCCTAGATGCGTACAGGTACCAAatatcatccatggcttATGGTGCCGGTGTGGCGCACTTTCATCGACTCCCAGCGTTACGAAGCGTCTTCAAGCCTCTTCTGCGTCGTTTGATACACAAAATGCTCCGGCGCGAGGTGTGGGGTTACTGGTTCAACACCAGTCTTTCCGGGAATAGAACCGATCCCGGTCGAAAGGAGCTGAGGAAACCCTGGGCGGATCCTGTCGTGCGTGAAAACATCATGTACAGTGGACATGTGCTGCTGATGACGAGCCTATATGCCATGCTgtttgacgatgatgaatttGAGAAGGCTCAGTCTCTGATGTTCCGTTGGGACCCACTATTCTTCGGGCTCGGTCCAGAGGTATTTTCGTACGACAATCGAAGCTTACAGGCGGCGATACTGGcagaaatggagaagaaCCACTGGATTGGGGTCTGTTGCGAGCCCAACCTGGTTTTCGTTGTGTGCAATCAGTTTCCG AGACGGCACGAATGTggttga
- a CDS encoding uncharacterized protein (predicted protein), translating into MNTWNSELVRSAFGRQAFGYITNLDGEIRLNSPTLANVYREIAGTDAGNGALLLKALEIAKTIPPPKFPYSLPTFGYVVQWLSELGKSVELEGLLQYADTNLNPTWEKGGLFYPRNDQPIDESHRWRHMDRFTGNAAIGYARLNVNDGQKIMWDKPWTRDILARRPWIDGVDLSQGVDFLRGQWNSEENALVLTIKTWDGSVVEVEPTARNLEKGIWAVYIAGELQMCVEVIESNNLTFRVTAGEVEVDVVVIREDGEGAKLWIWSKSEINQNQLESG; encoded by the exons ATGAATACCTGGAATTCGGAGTTAGTGAGATCTGCCTTTGGAAGACAGGCATTCGGTTACATAACGAACTTAGATGGAGAAATTCGTCTCAACTCGCCGACGTTAGCGAACGTCTACAGAGAGATTGCCGGGACCGATGCAGGGAACGGGGCACTGCTTTTGAAGGCGCTTGAGATCGCAAAGACCATCCCACCTCCTAAGTTTCCTTACTCCCTTCCGACTTTCGGTTACGTTGTCCAGTGGTTATCAGAGCTCGGGAAGTCGGTTGAATTGGAAGGCCTACTACAATACGCGGATACGAACTTAAATCCCACCTGGGAGAAGGGCGGATTGTTTTATCCGCGCAACGACCAGCCCATAGACGAATCTCACCGATGGAGGCACATGGACCGGTTTACCGGGAATGCTGCCATTGGATATGCCAGACTGAATGTCAACGACGGCCAGAAAATCATGTGGGACAAACCCTGGACCCGCGATATCCTGGCTAGGCGTCCATGGATCGACGGTGTTGACCTGTCACAGGGTGTTGACTTTCTCCGGGGACAGTGGAACTCGGAGGAGAATGCTCTAGTACTTACTATAAAGACCTGGGATGGCTCTGTGGTTGAGGTGGAACCAACGGCTCGCAATCTTGAAAAAGGAATTTGGGCGGTTTACATTGCGGGTGAACTGCAGATGTGTGTGGAGGTAATCGAGTCCAACAACCTCACATTTCGTGTGACTGCCGGGGAGGTTGAAGTCGACGTTGTTGTAATAAGG GAAGACGGAGAAGGAGCGAAGTTATGGATATGGTCGAAATCAGAGATCAACCAGAACCAACTGGAATCAGGATAG
- a CDS encoding GNAT family N-acetyltransferase (predicted protein): MTVNTTQSTSTSGSPLKLEHATLEDIPELIEVWYNAFDTPDMLAIWPNTPGVRQWWDQANRHDMLHKPREKYLKVVDTRNGRIAAYAKWSLETAEERGPRFPPWHSDMDPERNDAFIEGLELGRARLVGGKKNFYLDMLGTHTDYRKMGAARMLIGWGCQMADQEGAFAYIDASADGRPVYEKFGFVDRSDSASSAAGLASMVREPRN; this comes from the exons ATGACAGTGAACACAACACAAAGCACCTCAACCTCGGGATCCCCTCTTAAGCTCGAGCACGCTACACTCGAAGATATCCCCGAGTTAATCGAAGTCTGGTACAATGCATTTGATACCCCAGACATGCTAGCCATCTGGCCGAACACCCCCGGAGTACGGCAATGGTGGGATCAAGCCAACCGCCACGACATGCTGCACAAGCCTCGAGAGAAATACCTTAAGGTCGTCGATACAAGAAACGGTCGGATTGCGGCATACGCAAAGTGGTCCCTTGAGACGGCTGAAGAGCGTGGTCCCCGGTTCCCTCCATGGCACTCGGACATGGATCCTGAGCGTAACGATGCATTTATCGAGGGTTTGGAGCTTGGTCGTGCCAGGTTGGTtgggggaaagaagaatttcT ATCTTGATATGTTGGGTACGCATACCGACTATCGGAAAATGGGCGCTGCTCGGATGCTGATTGGGTGGGGATGTCAAATGGCTGACCAGGAGGGTGCTTTTGCTTATATCGATGCAAGTGCTGACGGACGGCCTGTCTATGAGAAGTTTGGATTTGTGGATCGAAGTGACTCTGCAAGTTCGGCGGCTGGATTGGCGTCTATGGTTAGGGAGCCTCGGAACTGA
- a CDS encoding RelA/SpoT domain-containing protein (predicted protein): MPSEANKSLGIINEFMREYEKEQEIYASAAKQAEMLCEDVLKRESVECIVTSRAKDPESLEKKLHERLKRRQETAASTREGKKGYGCIDDIRSDIADLAGVRISLYIPRKKSHVEKILRREFDVAWNLSLGEKGDIQATEPRLFPGYCADHYRVFFKQGSSQDDRVGKRMIEIQVVSVLRHVWAQIQHDRVYKQLIPTAGEDIRILDALSSLLYAGDFVLDQLFDSQASRSKSDSTSFKTVYQLGSALGQWIEGFPERRDDNLGNVQSLFTLLKAVHMDTPEQLWGALKNMDISLSQTSDYVVLARTYEPLHLSISNYIMHRIIRPRNDRGVVQSIRQLELNTANDHCSKVNVIANAFILLDQLFSPPSQWWHLLYTGQNPKRLGEGIKWMSTSKPWTDYHSMTTVHKADQKNIDILWHCLYEHDKEPIRFVLTFSEILVSEGFSTDWGLLTRSLSLLIRAMELSRIFAKRS, from the coding sequence ATGCCCTCCGAAGCCAACAAAAGTCTTGGTATAATCAATGAATTCATGAGGGAATATGAGAAAGAGCAGGAAATCTACGCCTCTGCAGCGAAGCAGGCCGAGATGCTATGCGAAGATGTCCTCAAACGTGAATCAGTGGAGTGTATCGTTACTTCCAGAGCAAAAGACCCAGAAAGCCTCGAGAAAAAGCTTCATGAACGACTGAAAAGGCGCCAAGAAACTGCAGCCAGTACCcgtgaaggaaagaaaggctaCGGCTGCATCGACGACATCAGAAGCGACATTGCAGACTTAGCTGGAGTTCGTATCTCGCTCTATATACCGCGGAAGAAGTCCCATGTTGAGAAAATCCTGCGGAGGGAATTTGACGTGGCATGGAACCTTTCTctgggagaaaagggggaTATCCAAGCAACCGAACCTCGCTTGTTCCCGGGGTACTGTGCCGATCACTACCGCGTCTTCTTTAAGCAGGGCTCGAGTCAAGATGATCGGGTCGGTAAAAGGATGATTGAGATACAAGTGGTTTCTGTTTTACGGCATGTCTGGGCTCAAATTCAGCACGACAGGGTGTACAAACAACTGATCCCAACTGCTGGAGAAGATATTCGTATTTTGGACGCCTTGAGCAGCCTGCTATACGCCGGGGACTTTGTTCTAGACCAGCTATTTGACAGCCAGGCTTCACGAAGTAAGTCTGATAGTACATCTTTCAAAACGGTGTATCAACTAGGTTCTGCATTAGGACAGTGGATTGAAGGCTTTCCGGAGCGCCGAGATGATAACCTTGGGAATGTTCAGTCACTTTTTACATTACTGAAGGCCGTTCATATGGATACACCAGAGCAGCTATGGGGCGCGTTGAAGAACATGGATATCTCGCTCTCACAGACGAGCGACTATGTGGTTCTGGCCCGCACTTATGAGCCGCTTCACCTCAGTATCAGCAACTACATCATGCACCGCATCATTCGGCCCCGAAATGATCGCGGTGTAGTGCAGAGCATCAGACAGCTTGAGCTGAATACAGCCAACGACCACTGCTCAAAGGTCAACGTGATTGCAAATGCATTTATCTTGTTGGATCAACTGTTCTCGCCCCCATCCCAGTGGTGGCATCTTCTTTATACCGGGCAGAATCCAAAGAGACTGGGGGAGGGAATCAAGTGGATGTCCACGAGCAAGCCTTGGACGGATTATCATAGCATGACAACAGTCCACAAAGCCGACCAGAAAAACATCGATATATTATGGCATTGCCTTTATGAGCATGACAAGGAACCCATCAGATTtgtcttgaccttctccgaGATCTTGGTTTCGGAAGGGTTCTCGACAGATTGGGGCCTGTTGACTAGATCTTTGTCCCTTCTCATACGCGCCATGGAACTCTCAAGAATATTTGCTAAAAGGTCATGA